Proteins found in one Atribacterota bacterium genomic segment:
- a CDS encoding ribokinase codes for MSTVIVIGGINLDCMAYLPYFPMEGNNLRAKEITLSLGGHGANQAVALNKLKVTNLLLGKVGNDFAGDHILSALRKYKLNTEYVFKSNSGKTAICSILISPNGENTIVGFPAVNRMVQPDFLIRFEPIFGLAEWLSISFEYPIKTVEFALKVAKKFKLKTVLDPSPLIDLPEKSFWRMVDYALPNQKEMSALTGEREVLQGANVLKNWGVGEVIVKQGSAGCSFLHQDNLINVPAFPVKTVNDSTGAGDLFNAAFIYGMIQTDSIAKSVQIANLAASYAVEKRGTCESFPERREIDWNKLEDRKDDLLF; via the coding sequence ATGTCTACAGTCATAGTTATCGGAGGCATTAATCTGGACTGCATGGCTTATTTGCCTTATTTCCCGATGGAAGGAAATAATTTAAGAGCGAAAGAAATCACTCTTTCCCTTGGGGGGCATGGGGCGAATCAGGCAGTTGCTCTGAATAAGTTAAAAGTTACTAATTTATTATTGGGAAAAGTAGGAAATGATTTTGCCGGTGATCATATACTGTCTGCTTTGAGAAAATATAAGTTAAATACAGAATATGTATTTAAGAGCAATTCCGGTAAGACTGCAATATGTTCAATTTTGATAAGTCCTAATGGTGAAAATACAATAGTAGGATTTCCCGCAGTAAACCGCATGGTACAACCGGATTTTTTGATACGTTTTGAACCGATTTTCGGTTTAGCAGAATGGCTTAGTATTTCTTTTGAGTACCCCATTAAAACAGTAGAATTTGCTTTAAAGGTAGCAAAAAAATTTAAATTAAAAACAGTACTGGATCCATCACCTCTAATCGATTTACCTGAAAAAAGCTTCTGGAGAATGGTAGATTATGCTTTACCGAATCAAAAAGAAATGAGTGCCTTGACAGGAGAAAGAGAAGTCCTGCAAGGAGCTAATGTGCTTAAGAATTGGGGAGTAGGAGAAGTGATTGTTAAGCAGGGTTCTGCAGGGTGTAGTTTCCTGCACCAGGATAATCTTATTAATGTTCCTGCTTTCCCGGTCAAGACAGTAAATGATAGTACCGGAGCAGGTGATTTGTTTAATGCTGCTTTTATTTACGGCATGATTCAAACAGATTCTATCGCTAAATCAGTTCAAATAGCTAACCTTGCTGCTTCTTATGCGGTTGAGAAACGTGGTACCTGTGAATCTTTTCCCGAAAGAAGGGAAATCGATTGGAATAAGTTAGAAGATAGAAAAGATGACCTGTTATTCTAA
- a CDS encoding thiamine pyrophosphate-dependent enzyme: MTNVKSFEQEQVKTAWCPGCGNFMILKALQQALKELSLKPQQVVIVSGIGQAAKTPQYLNVHMLNGLHGRALPPATAIKACNPELTVIAEGGDGDMYGEGGNHFLHTIRRNPNITHLVHNNMVYGLTKGQASPTSQYGFKTPVQTNGVISEPINPLALAISLDASFVARVFCGDIEKTVEIIKKAIQHPGYALVDIFQPCVTFNKINTFNWFKENTYNLENHKSENREQALAKAMEKGKMPLGIFYQNKQKKSFEQLLLVHQDKEKPFLERDLNKKKLKELLKSKQS; this comes from the coding sequence ATGACAAACGTTAAGAGTTTTGAACAGGAACAGGTAAAAACAGCCTGGTGTCCAGGTTGTGGCAACTTTATGATATTAAAAGCTTTGCAGCAAGCATTGAAGGAACTATCTTTGAAACCTCAGCAGGTAGTGATTGTATCAGGGATAGGTCAGGCTGCCAAGACTCCCCAATATCTTAATGTTCATATGCTTAATGGCCTACATGGCAGGGCACTACCACCTGCCACAGCAATTAAAGCATGCAATCCTGAGCTAACGGTTATTGCCGAGGGTGGAGATGGGGATATGTATGGAGAAGGGGGGAATCATTTTTTACATACAATACGCCGTAATCCTAATATTACTCATCTGGTTCACAATAATATGGTCTACGGTTTAACCAAAGGTCAGGCATCACCAACAAGCCAGTATGGATTTAAGACTCCGGTACAAACCAACGGGGTGATTTCTGAACCGATTAATCCCCTGGCTTTAGCCATCTCCCTGGATGCTTCCTTTGTTGCGCGGGTTTTTTGCGGTGATATTGAAAAGACAGTCGAAATAATTAAAAAAGCGATCCAACATCCCGGTTATGCCCTGGTGGATATTTTTCAACCCTGTGTTACTTTTAATAAAATTAATACTTTTAATTGGTTTAAAGAAAATACCTATAACCTGGAAAACCATAAGTCTGAAAACCGTGAACAGGCTTTAGCAAAAGCCATGGAAAAAGGGAAAATGCCATTGGGAATTTTTTACCAAAATAAACAGAAAAAATCTTTTGAACAGCTGCTATTAGTTCATCAAGATAAAGAAAAACCCTTTTTAGAAAGGGATTTAAATAAGAAAAAGCTAAAAGAATTACTAAAATCGAAACAATCATAA
- a CDS encoding 2-oxoacid:acceptor oxidoreductase subunit alpha yields the protein MKQAKRKSNSAERDISIVLCGGAGLGIQTVEQLLTRMLKMSGYYVFATKEYMSRVRGGSNSTQIRVSDKPVQAPVERIDILIPLDEDAVSHVINRIDRKTIIIGDKDRLKTDREVIDFSFLDIAKEIGNAIFANTIAVGLLLGLLEGDIKEGKKYLKNYFTQKQKEEFIPDNIKALEMGFEKATQLIEEKRINPERLSHIKKSREIKGDLLINGAESVGFGAIAGGCNFISSYPMSPSTGVLVFLSQFADDFDIIAEQAEDEISAINMAIGAWYTGARSIVTTSGGGLALMTEGISLAAMLESPLVVHLAQRPGPATGLPTRTEQGDLQLALHAGHGEFPRIILAPGRIEDAYLLTQKAFYWADKYQVPVFILTDQYTMDTYYNINNLPVPKGKLKKFIIKTKTDYQRYSFKTVKGVSPRGIPGNGEGFVRTDSDEHDENGLITEDMDIRNRMMEKRMDKMNLIKKETISPELIGSKDYKILCVGWGSTFHIIKEAVEKLNNKDVASLYFKQVFPISEDAIDYLQKANQIISIENNYSGQFAQLLEKSTGININARILKYNGLPFYADELAKEIKETISGKGGKK from the coding sequence ATGAAACAGGCTAAAAGAAAAAGTAACTCTGCAGAAAGAGATATATCTATAGTTTTATGCGGAGGAGCAGGGTTAGGCATCCAAACTGTAGAGCAACTATTAACCCGCATGTTAAAAATGTCAGGTTATTATGTTTTTGCTACAAAAGAGTATATGTCTAGAGTGAGAGGTGGAAGTAATTCCACTCAAATACGGGTTTCAGATAAACCGGTACAGGCACCTGTTGAGAGAATAGACATATTAATCCCTTTAGATGAAGATGCTGTTTCTCATGTAATTAATAGAATAGACAGGAAAACAATTATAATTGGGGATAAAGATAGATTAAAAACTGACCGCGAAGTCATCGATTTTTCTTTTCTCGATATAGCCAAAGAGATTGGGAATGCTATTTTTGCCAACACGATAGCAGTAGGATTACTGTTAGGGCTGTTGGAAGGTGATATCAAAGAGGGTAAAAAATATTTGAAGAATTATTTTACTCAAAAGCAAAAAGAAGAGTTTATCCCTGATAATATTAAAGCTCTTGAAATGGGTTTTGAAAAAGCAACACAACTAATTGAAGAAAAACGAATTAATCCGGAAAGGCTATCACATATAAAAAAATCCAGAGAAATTAAGGGAGATTTATTAATCAATGGAGCTGAATCAGTAGGTTTCGGCGCAATAGCTGGTGGATGTAATTTTATTTCTTCCTATCCTATGTCGCCTTCTACCGGAGTGCTTGTCTTTCTCTCACAATTTGCTGATGATTTTGATATTATTGCTGAACAGGCTGAAGATGAAATATCTGCAATAAATATGGCAATCGGGGCATGGTATACTGGTGCACGGTCAATAGTTACCACTTCCGGAGGGGGATTAGCATTAATGACTGAAGGTATCAGTTTAGCGGCTATGCTGGAAAGTCCTCTGGTTGTTCATCTGGCTCAGAGACCGGGTCCTGCTACCGGTTTGCCTACCAGGACTGAACAGGGTGATTTGCAGCTTGCCTTGCATGCCGGTCATGGAGAATTTCCAAGGATAATACTGGCACCCGGGAGGATTGAAGATGCCTACCTTCTTACCCAAAAAGCATTCTATTGGGCTGATAAATATCAGGTCCCGGTTTTTATCTTAACTGATCAATATACTATGGATACTTATTATAATATTAATAACCTTCCTGTTCCAAAAGGTAAATTGAAAAAATTTATAATTAAAACAAAAACAGACTATCAGAGATATAGCTTCAAAACAGTAAAAGGAGTATCCCCCAGGGGTATTCCTGGTAATGGCGAAGGTTTCGTCAGAACAGACAGTGATGAGCATGACGAAAATGGTTTGATAACTGAAGATATGGATATTAGAAACAGAATGATGGAAAAGAGAATGGATAAAATGAACCTGATTAAGAAAGAGACTATTTCTCCTGAGTTGATTGGTTCGAAAGATTACAAAATTCTATGTGTAGGATGGGGTTCAACTTTTCATATAATCAAAGAAGCCGTTGAGAAACTGAACAATAAAGATGTGGCATCTTTGTATTTTAAGCAGGTATTCCCCATATCTGAAGATGCAATTGATTATCTGCAAAAAGCCAACCAGATTATTTCAATAGAGAACAATTATTCAGGACAGTTTGCTCAATTGTTGGAAAAATCCACTGGCATAAATATCAATGCCAGAATATTAAAATATAATGGATTACCTTTTTATGCTGATGAATTGGCTAAGGAAATCAAAGAAACCATTTCCGGAAAAGGGGGTAAAAAATGA
- a CDS encoding rubrerythrin family protein, with translation MGKLKGTETEKNLLAAFAGESQARNRYTYFASVAKKEGYEQIAAIFQETADNEKEHAKRFFKLLEGGEVEIQASYPAGVIGNTAENLKAAADGELLEWGTLYKDSAETARKEGFEKVALQFDEIAKVEMHHEARYRKLLENLNNDSVFKKNEKVIWHCRNCGFVLEGIQAPQKCPACDHPQAFFQLKAENY, from the coding sequence ATGGGGAAACTTAAAGGTACAGAAACTGAAAAAAACCTATTAGCTGCTTTTGCCGGGGAATCTCAGGCTCGCAATAGATATACATATTTCGCCAGTGTAGCTAAAAAAGAAGGATACGAACAAATTGCCGCAATATTCCAGGAGACAGCGGATAATGAAAAAGAACATGCAAAAAGATTCTTTAAATTACTGGAAGGCGGAGAGGTAGAAATTCAAGCCAGCTATCCTGCCGGAGTAATCGGTAATACTGCAGAAAATTTAAAAGCAGCTGCTGATGGAGAGCTTCTGGAATGGGGTACTTTGTACAAGGATTCAGCAGAAACAGCGAGAAAGGAAGGGTTTGAAAAAGTAGCCCTCCAGTTTGATGAAATAGCTAAAGTAGAAATGCACCATGAAGCCAGGTATCGTAAATTATTGGAAAACCTTAATAATGACAGTGTATTTAAGAAAAATGAGAAGGTGATCTGGCATTGTCGAAATTGTGGATTTGTATTAGAAGGAATACAGGCGCCTCAGAAGTGTCCTGCCTGTGATCATCCTCAGGCATTTTTCCAGTTGAAAGCTGAAAATTATTAG
- a CDS encoding NifU family protein, which produces MREKVEKALEKIRPSLQADGGDVELVDVTDDGIVKVRLTGACRGCPMSQMTLKMGIEKALKDSIPEVKEVQSV; this is translated from the coding sequence ATGAGAGAAAAAGTTGAAAAAGCTTTAGAGAAAATCAGACCATCATTACAGGCTGATGGCGGAGATGTAGAGTTAGTGGATGTAACTGATGACGGAATAGTGAAAGTTAGATTAACCGGAGCTTGTCGTGGATGTCCTATGAGTCAGATGACATTAAAAATGGGAATAGAGAAGGCATTAAAAGATAGTATTCCAGAAGTAAAAGAAGTTCAGTCAGTTTAA
- a CDS encoding Rrf2 family transcriptional regulator, with product MKIINREVGYAIRSLCFMFTEQDEVVTTGYLSSYFNISRSFLRKIFQKLNRAGILESYKGKKGGYKPVVHADKISLLDLIEVFQGKFRLSNCYGKEQQCPIINDCQIREEIENVEKNLIGDLSKISLKMLINKNEKKILEEKEI from the coding sequence ATGAAAATAATTAATAGGGAAGTAGGATACGCTATCAGGTCGTTATGTTTTATGTTTACTGAACAGGATGAAGTAGTTACGACTGGTTATTTGTCATCCTATTTTAACATTTCCCGTTCATTTTTAAGAAAAATATTTCAAAAATTAAATAGAGCCGGAATTTTGGAATCATACAAAGGAAAGAAAGGCGGCTATAAACCAGTAGTGCATGCTGATAAAATAAGCCTGCTTGACTTAATAGAAGTTTTCCAGGGAAAATTTCGACTAAGCAATTGTTATGGAAAAGAGCAACAGTGTCCTATTATTAACGATTGTCAGATAAGGGAAGAAATTGAAAACGTGGAAAAGAATTTAATCGGTGATTTATCAAAAATATCTTTGAAAATGTTGATTAATAAGAATGAGAAAAAAATTTTAGAAGAAAAAGAAATATAA
- a CDS encoding NAD(P)H-dependent oxidoreductase, whose protein sequence is MKNILIIYHSEGGIVEKMASSIKRGIENLQKDLQVELKYAQDANWDDLKAAAGIAIGTPDYFDYMAGTVKDFFDRTYFPSQSKIKGSLVAGLPCVFFASGGTGGEPALESLEKIGKYFKFNIVDNITSGPELTPEIAKKCEKAGGKLGEAVLAGRNI, encoded by the coding sequence TTGAAAAATATTTTAATTATTTATCATTCCGAAGGCGGAATTGTAGAAAAAATGGCAAGTAGTATTAAAAGAGGAATTGAAAACTTACAGAAGGATTTACAGGTTGAGTTAAAATATGCACAAGATGCTAACTGGGATGATTTGAAAGCGGCAGCGGGGATTGCTATCGGTACACCTGATTATTTTGATTATATGGCAGGAACTGTAAAAGATTTTTTTGACCGAACATATTTTCCCAGCCAAAGCAAAATTAAGGGAAGTCTGGTTGCGGGTTTGCCATGTGTGTTTTTTGCATCAGGAGGCACAGGCGGAGAACCGGCACTTGAAAGTTTAGAAAAAATAGGAAAATATTTTAAGTTTAATATTGTTGATAATATAACTTCAGGCCCAGAATTGACCCCTGAAATAGCAAAAAAATGTGAAAAGGCAGGAGGAAAATTAGGAGAAGCAGTTCTCGCAGGCAGAAATATTTGA
- a CDS encoding DUF2007 domain-containing protein: MENNDYKNSKIIELCRVPTEVDALPIQSLLESYGIRCILQSDVTRSVHPFTVDGLAEVRILISDKDLGKAKEILKESDCSFFDEE; encoded by the coding sequence ATGGAAAATAATGATTATAAAAATTCAAAAATTATAGAATTATGCAGGGTACCAACCGAGGTAGACGCTTTACCTATTCAAAGCCTTTTGGAGAGCTATGGAATAAGATGTATCCTGCAATCTGATGTAACCCGGTCAGTGCATCCTTTTACAGTAGATGGATTGGCTGAAGTTCGTATTTTAATATCAGACAAAGATCTGGGGAAAGCTAAGGAAATTCTTAAAGAATCTGATTGCTCTTTTTTTGATGAAGAGTAA
- the cobO gene encoding cob(I)yrinic acid a,c-diamide adenosyltransferase — MKSLVQVYFGNGKGKTTAALGLALRAAGRGKEILIVQFMKKWDYGELHSIRLIPQITVKTFGTEDFVYKGKAKEIDYQEAEKAFAEGVQGAKSGQYDMVIFDELNIAVDFDLLKLQQVLDFLEERPEQVEIIITGRNAPEEIINKADLVTEMREIKHPFQKGVQARIGIEY; from the coding sequence ATGAAAAGTTTAGTCCAGGTTTATTTTGGAAATGGGAAAGGGAAAACTACTGCTGCACTCGGTCTTGCCCTAAGAGCAGCCGGGAGGGGAAAAGAAATATTAATAGTGCAGTTCATGAAAAAATGGGATTATGGCGAGTTGCATTCAATCCGTTTAATACCACAGATTACCGTTAAAACTTTTGGTACTGAGGATTTTGTGTATAAAGGGAAAGCTAAGGAGATTGATTATCAGGAAGCAGAAAAAGCTTTTGCTGAAGGAGTACAGGGTGCAAAGAGCGGTCAATATGATATGGTAATATTTGATGAGTTGAATATAGCTGTAGATTTTGATTTATTAAAACTTCAGCAGGTGCTTGATTTTTTAGAAGAAAGGCCGGAACAGGTAGAAATTATAATAACAGGCAGAAATGCTCCGGAAGAAATAATCAATAAAGCAGATCTGGTAACAGAAATGAGGGAAATTAAACATCCATTTCAAAAAGGAGTACAAGCCAGGATTGGAATTGAATATTAG
- a CDS encoding cobalamin-binding protein yields MNYKNKTNKEKNKVIFTCFMFVFVLFIIANITGTAQDNLFPITLIDDSGFKIVINEKPERIISAAPSNTEIIYTLNLEDKLVGRSDFCNYPDETKDIESIGKMSPLNLEKIISLNPDLVLSYGGFQLKDIPRLRDLGINVLVIRSDTIQEMIQGIGLIAHACGIPEKGEELISQINERINWISFQVMASSRQKPKVFVGSNFDSIWSPGNGTLFHELITLAGGENILGNQQGWVSISPELVAEREPDIILVPTGIMNPEEISKIKKDIMSHPGWSNIPAIKNNQIFAVNEDLFYRAGPRLVDGLELLYEIFNRKK; encoded by the coding sequence ATGAATTATAAAAATAAAACAAATAAAGAAAAAAATAAGGTAATTTTTACCTGCTTCATGTTTGTATTCGTGCTATTTATTATTGCAAATATAACCGGCACTGCCCAGGATAATTTATTCCCGATTACACTTATAGATGACAGTGGATTTAAAATTGTAATCAATGAAAAACCTGAAAGAATTATCTCAGCAGCTCCTAGTAATACTGAAATAATTTACACCCTTAATCTGGAAGATAAACTGGTGGGCAGAAGTGATTTTTGTAATTATCCTGATGAAACAAAAGATATTGAAAGTATTGGAAAAATGTCTCCATTGAATTTAGAAAAGATTATTTCCTTAAATCCGGATCTGGTTCTCTCCTATGGTGGATTTCAGTTAAAAGACATTCCCAGACTTAGAGATCTTGGTATAAATGTTTTAGTTATACGGTCTGACACAATACAGGAAATGATTCAAGGTATTGGGCTGATTGCCCACGCTTGCGGAATACCTGAAAAAGGGGAAGAATTAATATCTCAAATAAATGAACGGATTAACTGGATAAGTTTTCAGGTTATGGCTTCATCCCGGCAAAAACCGAAGGTATTTGTGGGTTCTAATTTTGATTCTATCTGGAGTCCGGGCAATGGTACACTATTTCATGAATTAATTACCTTAGCCGGGGGTGAAAATATATTGGGAAATCAACAGGGATGGGTATCTATCAGTCCTGAATTAGTAGCAGAAAGAGAACCTGATATAATCCTTGTGCCTACCGGTATTATGAATCCGGAAGAGATCTCTAAGATAAAGAAAGATATAATGAGCCATCCCGGATGGTCTAACATACCAGCAATTAAAAATAATCAGATTTTTGCCGTAAATGAGGATTTATTCTATCGGGCAGGTCCCCGCCTTGTTGATGGCCTGGAACTATTATATGAAATATTTAACAGAAAAAAATAA
- a CDS encoding iron ABC transporter permease produces MKYLTEKNNKYLYGYPNWKYKAFFVLVFGFIAILITGFIGLNFGTISIQPQKILSILWHHNTSDSLGIIIWELRIPRLIMAMLAGMTLAGVGGAFQGILRNPLADPYILGVSAGAALGACTGIALQYITGTYLTNILPIFALIGSFISMFLVYFFSKNKSHLPMTDLLLAGVAVNFFFSALITLLLAVSNRELHSMIFWLMGDLSNSSWQKISIIFLPVFAGSFLLIFSSLELNAMALGEEEALHLGIQTEKLRLRIFVIGSVMIAIVVSFTGLIGFVGLVIPHIARLIVGPDHRIMLPVSALIGAIFLILCDTIARTVLAPTEIPIGAITAIIGAPLFIHLLKRRNENNEY; encoded by the coding sequence ATGAAATATTTAACAGAAAAAAATAATAAATACTTATACGGATACCCGAACTGGAAATACAAGGCATTTTTTGTTCTTGTATTCGGCTTTATAGCAATCCTGATAACCGGTTTTATTGGTCTTAATTTTGGTACAATTTCCATTCAACCTCAAAAGATATTATCTATTTTGTGGCATCACAATACCAGTGACAGTCTGGGAATTATTATCTGGGAATTAAGAATTCCCAGATTAATAATGGCAATGCTTGCCGGAATGACTTTAGCCGGAGTCGGTGGTGCATTTCAGGGCATACTAAGAAATCCACTGGCTGACCCTTATATTCTTGGAGTTTCTGCCGGGGCAGCATTGGGGGCATGTACCGGTATTGCTCTTCAATATATAACAGGTACATATTTAACAAACATTCTGCCAATTTTTGCCCTGATTGGCTCTTTTATTTCTATGTTTTTAGTGTATTTTTTTTCTAAAAATAAATCCCATCTTCCCATGACTGATTTATTGCTGGCAGGTGTAGCGGTTAATTTCTTCTTCTCTGCTTTAATCACTCTCCTATTGGCTGTATCAAACCGCGAATTGCATTCAATGATTTTTTGGTTAATGGGAGATCTTTCAAATTCCAGCTGGCAAAAGATCTCTATTATTTTCCTGCCGGTTTTTGCCGGAAGTTTTCTGCTAATATTTTCTTCATTAGAATTGAATGCTATGGCCCTGGGAGAGGAAGAGGCACTCCACCTGGGGATTCAAACAGAAAAATTAAGATTAAGGATTTTTGTAATTGGTTCGGTAATGATTGCCATTGTTGTGTCTTTTACCGGATTAATTGGTTTCGTCGGTCTGGTTATTCCTCACATTGCCCGCCTTATTGTCGGGCCTGACCATCGGATTATGCTACCGGTATCAGCATTGATTGGTGCAATATTTTTAATACTATGTGACACTATTGCCAGAACAGTCTTGGCGCCTACAGAAATTCCTATCGGTGCAATTACCGCTATTATTGGAGCTCCTCTCTTTATTCATCTGTTAAAAAGGAGAAATGAAAATAATGAATACTAA